One Hyphomicrobium sp. CS1GBMeth3 DNA window includes the following coding sequences:
- the rpsI gene encoding 30S ribosomal protein S9, which yields MAQETKSLDDLGALKDAAPEAPVHVQKLDSLGRAYATGKRKDAVARVWIKPGRGQITVNKKDFKQYFARPVLQMLLQQPLAAANRASQFDIIVTVAGGGLSGQAGAVRHGISKALTYYEPELRGVLKKGGFLTRDSRTVERKKYGRMKARRSFQFSKR from the coding sequence ATGGCACAGGAAACCAAGTCGCTCGACGATCTCGGCGCCCTCAAGGACGCTGCCCCGGAGGCTCCGGTGCACGTGCAGAAGCTTGATAGCCTCGGCCGCGCCTATGCTACGGGCAAGCGCAAGGACGCCGTTGCGCGCGTCTGGATCAAGCCCGGCCGCGGACAGATCACGGTCAACAAGAAGGACTTCAAGCAGTACTTTGCACGCCCTGTGCTGCAGATGCTGCTTCAGCAGCCGCTCGCAGCGGCCAACCGCGCCAGTCAGTTCGACATTATCGTGACGGTGGCAGGCGGTGGTCTCTCGGGCCAGGCCGGCGCGGTTCGCCACGGCATCTCGAAGGCGCTCACTTATTACGAGCCCGAGCTGCGTGGCGTGCTCAAGAAGGGCGGCTTCCTGACGCGGGACAGCCGTACCGTCGAGCGTAAGAAATACGGACGTATGAAGGCTCGCCGCAGCTTCCAGTTCTCGAAGCGCTAA
- a CDS encoding VOC family protein gives MAKNTICVWYDKDAEAAANFYAATFPESSVDAVHYAPSDYPSGKAGDVLTVEFTVAGIPCLGLNGGPVFKHNEAFSFQIATDDQEETDRYWNAIVGNGGQESACGWCKDKWGISWQITPRTLTEAIAAGGEEAKRAFDAMMDMQKIDVAAIEAARRG, from the coding sequence ATAGCCAAGAACACGATCTGCGTTTGGTACGACAAGGATGCCGAAGCTGCTGCCAACTTCTATGCCGCAACGTTCCCTGAAAGCTCGGTGGATGCGGTCCACTATGCTCCGAGCGACTACCCATCGGGCAAGGCGGGCGACGTGTTGACGGTTGAATTCACCGTCGCCGGCATCCCGTGCCTCGGTCTAAACGGAGGTCCCGTTTTCAAGCATAACGAGGCCTTCTCGTTCCAGATCGCAACCGACGATCAGGAGGAGACAGACCGCTATTGGAACGCGATCGTCGGGAACGGAGGCCAGGAAAGCGCGTGCGGCTGGTGCAAGGACAAATGGGGCATCTCCTGGCAGATCACGCCTCGCACCCTGACTGAAGCGATTGCGGCCGGCGGCGAAGAAGCAAAGCGCGCGTTCGATGCGATGATGGACATGCAGAAGATCGACGTCGCCGCGATTGAGGCGGCGCGGCGGGGCTGA
- a CDS encoding TIGR01459 family HAD-type hydrolase, whose protein sequence is MSTPPGSRVPPILDHAGDLLARYDVLFCDVWGVVHDGVHAYPRATDALIRFRERGGTVVLLTNAPVPLHRVEAMLDARRVPPEAYDTIVSSGELALAHIREASYRTIFFIGPRQRDAAFYERMGAADGPLEQAEAVVCTGLVDDVNDTVETYRDILERAHALALPFVCANPDLVVDVGGRLFLCAGALADAYQTLGGRVFWFGKPYATAYTTAKATAETIRGATVAPEKILVIGDAVRTDLAGAERAGLDALFITGGIHRNETMTDGSIDAGKLAALFPPGTPPALGAMAELAW, encoded by the coding sequence ATGTCAACGCCTCCAGGCTCGCGCGTTCCCCCGATCCTTGACCATGCCGGGGACCTGCTCGCGCGCTACGATGTCTTGTTCTGCGACGTGTGGGGCGTCGTGCACGATGGCGTGCACGCCTATCCGCGGGCAACGGACGCGCTGATCCGCTTCCGCGAGCGCGGCGGCACAGTGGTGCTGTTGACCAACGCGCCGGTTCCGCTGCATCGCGTGGAGGCGATGCTGGATGCCCGCCGCGTTCCGCCCGAGGCCTACGACACGATCGTCTCCTCAGGTGAGCTCGCGCTCGCGCATATTCGTGAGGCGAGCTATCGCACCATCTTCTTCATCGGGCCGCGCCAGCGCGATGCCGCGTTCTACGAGCGCATGGGGGCTGCGGACGGACCGCTCGAACAAGCGGAGGCTGTCGTCTGCACCGGGCTGGTCGACGACGTCAACGATACAGTCGAGACCTATCGCGACATCCTCGAACGGGCACACGCGCTGGCGCTGCCCTTCGTATGCGCCAACCCGGATCTTGTCGTCGACGTGGGCGGGCGTCTCTTCCTTTGCGCCGGCGCGCTGGCCGATGCCTACCAGACGCTCGGGGGTCGAGTGTTCTGGTTCGGGAAGCCGTATGCGACGGCCTACACGACGGCCAAGGCAACGGCTGAGACGATCCGTGGCGCCACTGTCGCGCCGGAGAAAATCCTCGTCATCGGAGATGCTGTGCGCACCGACCTGGCCGGCGCTGAGCGTGCAGGGCTCGATGCTCTTTTCATCACGGGCGGTATTCACCGAAACGAGACCATGACCGATGGCTCGATCGACGCCGGCAAGCTCGCGGCGCTGTTTCCGCCCGGCACGCCGCCCGCGCTCGGCGCGATGGCGGAGCTTGCCTGGTAA
- the galE gene encoding UDP-glucose 4-epimerase GalE, with product MTVLVTGGAGYIGSHMVLALIDAGDQVVVVDNLSTGFRSAVPPPAVLIEGNVGDQDLVRHVIEEHGIRAIIHFAGSIVVPDSVADPLGYYLNNTVNSRALIEVAVQTGVRSFIFSSTAAVYGNPTEIPVREDAALKPVSPYGTSKLMTELMLADTAFAHDFRYVALRYFNVAGADPAGRAGQSTPRATHLIKVASETALGKRASMDVFGTDYATPDGTCVRDYIHVTDLVAAHMAALKHLEAGGASDVFNCGYAAGYSVLEVIEAVKRASGGPFPVNLGPRRPGDAEAIVADSAKIREQLGWQPRLADLDLIVTHALAWERSLPR from the coding sequence ATGACCGTACTCGTCACAGGGGGCGCCGGATACATCGGCAGCCATATGGTGCTGGCGCTGATCGACGCCGGCGACCAGGTCGTCGTCGTCGACAATCTGTCGACCGGCTTTCGGTCCGCCGTGCCGCCGCCGGCCGTGCTCATCGAAGGCAACGTCGGCGACCAGGATCTGGTGCGGCACGTCATCGAAGAGCATGGCATTCGCGCCATCATTCATTTCGCCGGCTCGATCGTGGTGCCGGACTCGGTTGCCGATCCGCTCGGGTACTACCTCAACAACACCGTCAACTCGCGTGCGTTGATCGAGGTTGCCGTGCAAACCGGCGTGCGCTCGTTCATCTTCTCCTCGACGGCCGCCGTCTACGGCAACCCGACCGAAATTCCGGTGCGTGAGGATGCGGCCCTGAAGCCGGTCTCTCCCTACGGCACGTCGAAGCTAATGACCGAGCTGATGCTCGCCGACACCGCCTTTGCGCACGATTTCCGCTACGTAGCGCTGCGCTACTTCAACGTCGCCGGCGCCGATCCCGCCGGCCGCGCGGGCCAATCGACGCCGCGGGCGACGCACCTCATCAAAGTCGCCAGCGAGACGGCGCTCGGCAAGCGCGCGTCCATGGACGTCTTCGGCACCGACTATGCGACTCCGGACGGGACCTGCGTGCGCGACTACATCCATGTCACCGACCTCGTGGCGGCACACATGGCGGCGCTCAAGCACCTCGAAGCGGGCGGAGCGTCAGACGTCTTCAATTGCGGCTACGCGGCCGGCTATTCTGTGCTCGAGGTCATCGAGGCGGTGAAGCGCGCGTCGGGCGGGCCGTTTCCGGTCAATCTCGGGCCGCGCCGCCCCGGTGACGCGGAGGCCATCGTGGCGGACTCGGCGAAAATCCGCGAGCAGCTCGGCTGGCAGCCTCGGCTCGCCGACCTCGACCTGATCGTGACGCATGCGCTGGCCTGGGAGCGCTCGCTCCCGCGCTGA
- a CDS encoding glycoside hydrolase family 3 N-terminal domain-containing protein — MRFRLIPLIFLVCFSSLPANATPQPNPAARTAEAEITAKVQALLARMTLSEKIGQLNFPSLAFPFEAQLAEVRQGRVGNMLNVVNPDHLKAFKEAAAASRLKVPMLFAIDAIHAFRITFPVPIAWAATWNPPLAERAAEAIATETAQNGINLTFAPMIDISRDPRWGRVIEGAGEDPFLGAAFAAARVKGYRAGGLATSAKHFVGYGAPEGGRDYNGAQISDAELFDRYLPPFQAAIAAGSETIMASFNTVNGVPVTANRPLITDVLKERLGFPGLVMSDFVAITELINHGVADDLADAARKALHAGIDLDMASGAYARTLEAGVADGRVATAEIDAAVRRVLAVKYRMGLFPDSPVGVRTRASPMAESDVRTRAREVARESFVLLKNDGAALPIAPQSGTVALIGAAALSTNDHSWYGPAGLTKPATETLRAALEARVGSGQKLLFAEAFADPCGLSFKNKDEAIATAKAADLIVLALSEDCTFSGEGTSRVDLGLSGVQGELFDALAELGKPLVLVIETGRPLAIEEVAAKASAVLIAWHPGTEGRTALAEILAGAIAPSGKLPMTFPRSVGQIPIAYNDLPTSRPAKGDRYTTGYIDEPWTPLYPFGHGLSYTTFAYSGLGLSAPDMTRNGRIEVRVDVTNTGSRAGQEVVQLYTRQLVAERSRPVRELKGFEKISLAPGTRRTVRFWLNARDLAYHDDEGRPVIEPGTFRLFVGGSSAAELAGSFEITE; from the coding sequence ATGCGATTCCGCCTTATCCCACTGATATTCCTTGTTTGTTTCTCATCACTCCCCGCCAATGCAACGCCGCAGCCGAACCCTGCAGCGCGCACGGCAGAGGCCGAGATTACAGCCAAGGTGCAGGCGCTGCTCGCGCGCATGACGCTCTCCGAGAAAATCGGGCAGCTTAACTTTCCCTCGCTTGCCTTCCCCTTCGAAGCTCAGCTCGCGGAGGTCCGGCAGGGGCGCGTCGGGAACATGCTGAATGTAGTCAATCCCGATCACCTCAAGGCCTTCAAGGAGGCCGCGGCCGCCTCCCGGCTCAAGGTGCCGATGCTGTTCGCGATCGACGCCATCCACGCGTTCCGCATCACGTTTCCCGTTCCCATCGCATGGGCCGCGACATGGAACCCGCCGCTGGCCGAGCGGGCGGCGGAAGCCATCGCGACCGAGACGGCCCAGAACGGCATCAATCTGACGTTCGCGCCGATGATCGACATCTCGCGGGACCCGCGGTGGGGCCGCGTCATCGAAGGCGCCGGCGAGGATCCGTTCCTCGGCGCGGCGTTCGCCGCGGCGCGCGTCAAAGGTTATCGCGCGGGCGGGCTCGCGACGTCCGCAAAGCATTTCGTCGGCTACGGCGCGCCGGAGGGCGGTCGGGATTATAACGGAGCCCAGATTTCCGACGCGGAGCTGTTCGACCGCTATCTGCCGCCGTTCCAGGCCGCCATTGCGGCCGGCTCGGAGACGATCATGGCGTCGTTCAACACCGTCAACGGCGTGCCGGTGACGGCCAATCGGCCGCTGATCACGGACGTGCTCAAGGAGCGCCTCGGCTTCCCGGGGCTCGTGATGTCGGATTTCGTGGCTATCACCGAGCTCATCAACCATGGTGTGGCTGACGATCTCGCGGATGCGGCGCGCAAGGCGCTGCATGCCGGCATCGATCTCGACATGGCGAGCGGCGCCTACGCGCGCACCCTTGAAGCCGGCGTCGCAGACGGACGCGTGGCGACGGCCGAGATCGACGCTGCGGTCCGGCGCGTGCTCGCCGTCAAATATCGCATGGGGCTGTTCCCGGATTCGCCCGTCGGTGTCCGCACGCGAGCCAGCCCCATGGCGGAGAGCGATGTGCGCACGCGGGCGCGCGAGGTCGCCCGCGAGAGTTTCGTGCTGCTCAAGAACGACGGCGCCGCGCTGCCGATCGCACCCCAATCCGGCACCGTGGCGCTGATCGGCGCCGCGGCGCTCTCGACCAACGATCATTCGTGGTACGGGCCGGCCGGGCTCACCAAGCCGGCGACAGAGACACTGCGCGCGGCGCTGGAAGCCCGCGTGGGTAGTGGGCAAAAGCTCCTGTTCGCGGAAGCCTTCGCCGATCCCTGCGGTCTTTCCTTCAAGAACAAGGACGAGGCAATCGCGACCGCCAAGGCCGCGGACCTCATCGTGCTCGCCCTGTCCGAAGACTGTACGTTTTCAGGCGAAGGGACCTCGCGCGTGGATCTCGGCCTCTCCGGCGTCCAGGGCGAGTTGTTCGACGCGCTCGCCGAACTCGGCAAGCCGCTCGTGCTCGTCATCGAGACCGGGCGTCCGCTCGCGATCGAGGAGGTGGCAGCGAAAGCGTCAGCGGTTTTGATTGCGTGGCATCCGGGCACGGAAGGGCGCACGGCGCTTGCCGAGATTTTGGCGGGTGCCATTGCGCCCTCCGGCAAGCTGCCGATGACGTTTCCGCGTTCTGTCGGCCAGATACCGATCGCCTACAACGACCTGCCGACAAGCCGGCCGGCCAAAGGTGATCGCTACACGACAGGCTACATCGACGAGCCGTGGACGCCGCTCTATCCGTTCGGTCACGGCCTCAGCTACACGACGTTTGCCTATTCCGGGCTCGGCCTCAGCGCACCGGACATGACCCGCAACGGCCGGATAGAGGTTCGCGTCGACGTGACGAACACGGGCTCGCGCGCCGGGCAAGAGGTCGTGCAGCTCTATACGCGCCAGCTCGTTGCCGAGCGCTCACGCCCGGTGCGGGAGCTCAAGGGGTTCGAGAAGATTTCACTCGCACCCGGAACGCGGCGCACCGTGCGCTTCTGGCTCAATGCGCGTGACCTCGCCTATCACGACGACGAAGGGCGGCCGGTGATCGAGCCGGGCACGTTCCGGCTGTTCGTGGGCGGCAGTTCGGCGGCGGAGCTCGCCGGCAGTTTCGAAATCACGGAGTGA
- a CDS encoding DUF5676 family membrane protein, producing the protein MTSDLPSAKVSVIALGLSLGIFFAISFLGCLLLGLVVPDGGMHRPWLQFFPGFEWLTPRSVLLGLLWTQVYGWWTAIVFGSLFNFFAARTGAVR; encoded by the coding sequence ATGACTTCCGATTTGCCGTCGGCGAAGGTTAGCGTCATCGCTCTCGGCCTTAGCCTGGGTATTTTCTTCGCAATCAGCTTCCTTGGTTGCCTTCTCCTCGGCCTCGTCGTCCCCGACGGAGGCATGCATCGTCCGTGGCTGCAGTTCTTTCCCGGTTTCGAATGGCTGACGCCGCGGAGCGTTTTGCTCGGTCTCCTCTGGACCCAGGTCTATGGCTGGTGGACGGCAATCGTTTTCGGATCGCTGTTCAACTTCTTTGCAGCGCGAACCGGGGCGGTTCGATGA
- the rplM gene encoding 50S ribosomal protein L13, with amino-acid sequence MKTFVAKPGEVEKKWVLIDAEGLVVGRLAALIATRLKGKHKPIYTPHVDCGDNVIVVNAEKVVFTGNKRDDKVYYRHTGYPGGIKETTPKRILDGRFPERVIELAVERMLRRGPLQRKLMRNLKIYKGAEHPHAAQTPVALDIAKLNRKNARA; translated from the coding sequence ATGAAGACTTTCGTCGCAAAGCCCGGCGAGGTTGAGAAGAAGTGGGTGCTGATCGACGCCGAGGGCCTCGTCGTCGGCCGCCTCGCGGCTCTCATCGCCACACGCCTCAAGGGCAAGCACAAACCGATCTACACGCCGCATGTCGATTGCGGCGACAACGTCATTGTCGTCAACGCCGAAAAGGTCGTCTTCACCGGCAACAAGCGCGATGACAAGGTCTACTATCGCCACACGGGTTATCCCGGCGGCATCAAGGAGACGACGCCGAAGCGGATCCTGGACGGCCGCTTCCCCGAGCGCGTCATCGAGCTTGCCGTCGAGCGCATGCTGCGGCGCGGGCCGCTGCAGCGCAAGCTGATGCGCAATCTCAAGATCTACAAGGGTGCCGAGCATCCGCACGCCGCGCAGACGCCGGTTGCGCTCGACATCGCGAAGCTCAATCGCAAGAACGCGAGGGCCTGA
- the ribA gene encoding GTP cyclohydrolase II codes for MPLTGVQEKKLDTGRSARTMLPIELDGVEIVLEARAYQGKDEHTQAMALINRGKGPEAGTAPLVRVHSGCVTGDIFHSLRCDCRAQLDAALRRIAETPNGVLIYLPYHEGRGIGLFKKIKAYALQDQGRDTVDANLEIGEPVDAREYELAAEILQDLGFTKIRLMTNNPAKIEALEDAGIEILDRVAVVTNPSAHNERYLETKRRRMSHKL; via the coding sequence ATGCCGCTGACCGGCGTCCAGGAGAAGAAGCTCGACACGGGCCGTTCAGCCCGCACCATGCTGCCCATTGAACTCGACGGTGTCGAGATCGTGCTTGAGGCGCGTGCCTATCAGGGCAAGGACGAGCACACTCAGGCGATGGCGCTCATCAATCGCGGCAAAGGCCCGGAGGCGGGCACTGCTCCCCTCGTGCGCGTGCACTCCGGATGCGTTACGGGTGACATTTTCCATTCGCTCCGCTGCGACTGCCGGGCCCAGCTCGACGCCGCGCTGAGACGCATCGCAGAAACTCCGAACGGCGTGCTCATCTATCTGCCGTACCACGAGGGCAGGGGTATCGGCCTGTTCAAGAAGATCAAGGCCTATGCGCTGCAGGACCAGGGGCGCGACACAGTCGACGCTAATTTGGAGATCGGCGAGCCGGTCGACGCACGCGAGTACGAGCTGGCGGCTGAGATCCTGCAGGATCTTGGCTTCACAAAAATCCGTCTGATGACCAACAACCCGGCTAAGATCGAGGCGCTGGAGGATGCGGGCATCGAGATCCTGGATCGCGTGGCGGTCGTCACCAACCCGAGCGCGCATAACGAGCGCTACCTCGAGACCAAGCGCCGCCGCATGTCGCACAAGCTTTAG
- a CDS encoding Spy/CpxP family protein refolding chaperone: MTTPAKYVSIALALLSLFGSASSGAIAQIDHDQHHPQAAPAQDTQTEPSPADKGANTSGTPKGGMMGGGMMGMMQGCPMMGMMGPGGPETRVKGRIAFLKAELAITDEQKEKWDAYAAAVQKNLESVQSMRHSKMKMMEARSPVQRLDQHIAAMEARTAALKEVKPALTDLYAALSDDQKKTADELLIGMGCLM; this comes from the coding sequence ATGACGACACCGGCCAAGTATGTGTCGATCGCATTGGCTCTTCTGAGCTTATTCGGCAGCGCTTCTTCTGGCGCGATCGCGCAGATTGATCATGACCAGCATCATCCTCAAGCCGCTCCCGCCCAAGACACTCAAACCGAGCCCTCGCCGGCAGACAAAGGTGCCAACACCTCGGGAACGCCAAAAGGCGGAATGATGGGCGGCGGCATGATGGGGATGATGCAAGGCTGCCCCATGATGGGCATGATGGGACCGGGCGGCCCCGAAACGCGAGTGAAGGGCCGCATCGCCTTCCTCAAGGCCGAGCTCGCCATCACCGACGAGCAGAAAGAAAAGTGGGACGCATATGCTGCTGCAGTCCAAAAAAACCTCGAGAGCGTGCAGTCGATGCGTCACTCCAAGATGAAAATGATGGAAGCCAGATCGCCGGTCCAGCGGCTCGATCAGCATATTGCGGCCATGGAGGCCAGAACCGCCGCATTGAAAGAAGTAAAGCCCGCGCTGACCGACCTCTACGCAGCGCTCAGCGACGATCAGAAGAAGACGGCAGATGAGCTTCTCATCGGCATGGGCTGCTTGATGTAG
- the rlmB gene encoding 23S rRNA (guanosine(2251)-2'-O)-methyltransferase RlmB, producing the protein MTRGSADKKGPKWRRFGEAKGAGRGRAGPQGRSASKGPADSSDDSLVRLFGSHAVEAALRNPERRALRLLATENAERRLAEAIAAKGVPIERTSPGALDRLLGADTVHQGLLLEAEPLPEPSLDDLVERAQQVGPLVLLDHVTDPHNVGAVLRSAAAFGAAGLIFTRRHSPPLNGVLAKSASGALDLIPVLPVQNLARTMLDLKGIGFRLIGLEGTATAALEEEPFDGLTGLVLGAEGKGLRELTKETCDQLVSITTAGALASLNVSNAAAVALHWAALKRRASAK; encoded by the coding sequence ATGACACGGGGCTCAGCCGACAAAAAGGGGCCGAAATGGCGCCGCTTCGGGGAGGCCAAGGGGGCCGGGCGCGGGCGGGCCGGACCGCAGGGCCGCAGCGCGTCGAAAGGCCCCGCGGACAGCTCTGACGATAGCCTCGTCCGGCTGTTCGGCAGCCACGCCGTCGAGGCGGCGCTCAGGAATCCCGAGCGGCGCGCGCTTCGCCTGCTGGCGACGGAGAATGCCGAGCGTCGCCTCGCCGAGGCCATCGCCGCGAAGGGCGTGCCCATCGAGCGCACAAGCCCGGGCGCGCTCGACCGCCTGCTCGGCGCGGACACTGTCCATCAGGGGCTTCTGCTCGAGGCGGAGCCGCTGCCGGAGCCGAGCCTCGACGACCTGGTGGAGCGGGCGCAGCAGGTCGGGCCGCTCGTGCTGCTCGACCATGTCACCGATCCGCACAACGTGGGGGCCGTGCTGCGCAGCGCCGCCGCGTTCGGTGCGGCGGGGCTCATCTTTACAAGGCGTCATAGCCCGCCGCTCAACGGCGTGCTTGCCAAGTCGGCGTCGGGTGCGCTGGACCTGATCCCGGTCCTGCCGGTGCAGAACCTTGCCCGCACGATGCTCGACCTCAAGGGGATCGGTTTCCGTCTGATCGGGCTCGAGGGCACGGCCACCGCCGCACTGGAGGAGGAGCCCTTCGACGGCCTCACCGGGCTCGTGCTCGGCGCAGAAGGAAAAGGGCTGCGCGAGCTAACAAAGGAGACCTGCGATCAGCTCGTCTCGATCACCACCGCCGGAGCGCTTGCGAGTCTCAACGTCTCGAACGCCGCAGCCGTAGCGCTGCACTGGGCGGCGCTCAAGCGGCGGGCAAGCGCGAAATAG
- a CDS encoding enoyl-CoA hydratase, which produces MQIARPEPGVAVVTLDAPATRNSLSRRTIALLDDTVRALSDDKGVAAIVLAATGPVFSAGHDLKELERHRADPDGGRAFYEETMQACAKLMQSIVGSPKPVIAAVQGVATAAGCQLVATCDLAVAANTATFATPGVNIGLFCSTPMVALARNVPRKRAMEMLLLGEMLSAEEAERYGLINRVVQPERVHDEALAIARIIAAKSPLTVAIGKEAFYRQIEQPLADAYAYAAAVMVENMMARDAAEGIGAFLEKRDPTWKGC; this is translated from the coding sequence GTGCAGATCGCGCGCCCCGAGCCCGGTGTGGCGGTCGTAACGCTCGACGCGCCGGCAACCCGCAACAGCCTGTCGCGCCGCACGATCGCTCTGCTCGACGACACGGTCCGGGCCTTGTCCGACGATAAGGGCGTCGCAGCCATCGTGCTTGCAGCGACCGGTCCCGTGTTCTCGGCGGGGCATGATCTCAAGGAGCTTGAGCGCCACCGCGCCGATCCAGACGGCGGGCGCGCGTTCTACGAAGAGACGATGCAGGCCTGCGCAAAGCTGATGCAGTCCATCGTCGGAAGCCCGAAGCCGGTGATTGCCGCCGTACAAGGCGTCGCCACTGCGGCCGGCTGTCAACTCGTTGCCACCTGCGATCTCGCCGTCGCCGCGAACACGGCCACGTTCGCAACGCCAGGCGTCAACATCGGTCTCTTTTGCTCGACGCCCATGGTCGCGCTAGCGCGCAACGTGCCGCGCAAGCGCGCTATGGAGATGCTGCTGCTCGGCGAGATGCTGTCCGCCGAAGAAGCGGAGCGCTACGGATTGATCAATCGTGTCGTGCAGCCGGAACGCGTGCACGACGAGGCGCTCGCCATTGCCCGTATCATCGCTGCCAAGTCGCCGTTGACGGTCGCGATCGGCAAGGAAGCCTTCTATCGCCAGATCGAGCAGCCACTCGCCGATGCATACGCCTACGCCGCCGCCGTGATGGTCGAAAACATGATGGCGCGCGACGCAGCCGAAGGAATAGGCGCCTTCCTCGAAAAGCGCGATCCCACCTGGAAAGGGTGCTGA
- a CDS encoding CoA-binding protein encodes MEPRLSFVTLGVADVARARAFYERLGFKASSASQKTVAFFDAGGIVLSVFGRKDLANDAHVADSVPGFSGVALAHNVRTEDEVARVLAEAEAAGGTVVKPAQDTFWGGHAGYFADPDGHLWEVAYNPFMTLDADGRPTLPYDEPPIEPSDDDIANILRSSRTFAVVGASDNPTRPSYGVMGFLKAKDYVVIPVNPTLEGRTIHGEPVLSDLAAIERPVDVVDVFRRPEAALDAVRAAIREKDRLGIKTVWMQIGVINEIAAAEARAAGLTVVMDRCPKIEYPRLLR; translated from the coding sequence GTGGAGCCGCGCCTGTCCTTCGTGACGCTCGGTGTTGCAGACGTCGCGCGCGCCCGCGCGTTCTACGAGCGCCTGGGCTTCAAGGCTTCATCGGCTTCGCAGAAGACCGTCGCCTTTTTCGATGCCGGTGGCATCGTGCTCTCGGTCTTCGGCCGCAAGGATCTGGCCAACGACGCACACGTGGCAGACAGCGTGCCGGGTTTCTCTGGCGTCGCGTTGGCTCACAACGTGCGTACAGAGGACGAGGTTGCCCGCGTGCTGGCGGAAGCCGAGGCGGCGGGCGGCACCGTCGTGAAGCCGGCGCAGGACACGTTCTGGGGCGGTCACGCCGGCTATTTCGCCGATCCGGACGGCCACCTGTGGGAGGTCGCCTACAACCCGTTTATGACGCTCGATGCCGACGGACGTCCGACGTTGCCCTACGACGAGCCCCCCATAGAGCCGAGCGACGACGATATCGCCAACATTCTGCGATCCTCACGCACGTTCGCCGTTGTCGGCGCGTCCGACAATCCGACACGGCCGAGCTATGGCGTCATGGGTTTTCTGAAGGCGAAGGACTACGTGGTCATTCCGGTCAACCCGACGCTCGAGGGTCGCACGATCCACGGCGAGCCGGTGCTGTCCGACCTTGCCGCCATCGAGAGGCCGGTCGACGTGGTCGACGTCTTCCGCCGCCCGGAGGCCGCGCTGGATGCCGTGCGCGCAGCCATCCGCGAGAAGGACCGCCTCGGCATCAAAACCGTGTGGATGCAGATTGGCGTCATCAACGAGATCGCGGCCGCCGAGGCGCGCGCCGCCGGTCTGACAGTCGTCATGGACCGCTGTCCCAAGATTGAGTACCCGCGTCTGCTCCGCTAG